Proteins from a genomic interval of Balaenoptera musculus isolate JJ_BM4_2016_0621 chromosome 16, mBalMus1.pri.v3, whole genome shotgun sequence:
- the ADAM8 gene encoding disintegrin and metalloproteinase domain-containing protein 8 isoform X1, translated as MHGLGLLLLAALWLQEAAPRATLPHVEQYEVVRPRRLPAPRTRRALPSHSGLYPESVSYVLGARGHTFTLHLRKNRDLVGSGYVETYTAADGAQVTEQLPRQDHCFYQGNVEGHQGSAASLSTCAGLRGFFQAGSTVHLIEPLDGGGEEGQHALYQAQHLQQKAGTCGVNDSSLEAVLGPRVSAALRPRNWPVPRETRYVELFVVTDSTEFQRLGSREAVRQRVLEVVNHVDKLYQELNFRVVLVGLEMWNGGDKIHVSTQADTTLSNFLSWRVRDLAGRHLHDNAQFITGVNFAGTTVGLAKVSAMCSQDSGAVNQDHSPSPMGVASTMAHEMGHNLGMDHDENIQDCYCPVPRAGGGCVMAASIGSNFPRKFSHCSRADLETFVEKARTACLVDMPDPARLVGGPVCGNQFVERGEQCDCGAPQECQNRCCNASTCLLAKGAECAHGTCCHECRVKPAGEPCRPAKDQCDLREYCDGRQPVCPEDAFWENGTPCPGGYCYNGACPTLAQRCRDLWGPGARVATETCYSYSISAGCRSGIPLDFGRVNRCGTLFCEWGQKPPERSSCTLTSSSGDCQALVQDSSSAYEPVPEGTKCGKEQVCWKGFCQDLRVYRSRNCSARCSNHGVCNHKDQCHCHPGWAPPYCAELLPKVRTASGSLLVGVLVPVALLVPLALTLAGVVIYRKARTPVRRRCVSSGLAERQRVCAENVAAKTAMGLSNPLFHEGHRTPVKGRDPAPTRGPPEPGLSSHPSQPPKPTASTVTPKWPPPAPPATMSSPPSPVPVYTWQAPGQLRPAPPTKPLPVLKAKQVVKPTCTPPMPPVKPRAGGAQPGPTQGVVGPKVALKPPDQRR; from the exons ATGCACGGCCTCGGGCTCCTGCTGCTTGCTGCGCTGTGGCTACAGG AGGCCGCCCCCAGGGCCACTCTGCCCCACGTGGAGCAGTACGAGGTGGTGAGGCCCCGGCGCCTGCCAGCACCCCGCACCCGCCGAGCCCTGCCCTCCCACTCG GGCCTGTATCCGGAGAGTGTGAGCTACGTCCTGGGGGCCCGAGGGCACACCTTCACCCTGCACCTTCGGAAGAACAG GGACCTGGTGGGCTCGGGCTACGTGGAGACCTACACGGCCGCCGATGGCGCCCAGGTGACAGAGCAGCTGCCGAGGCAG GACCACTGCTTCTACCAGGGCAACGTGGAGGGGCACCAGGGCTCCGCTGCCAGCCTCAGCACCTGCGCCGGCCTCAG GGGCTTCTTCCAGGCCGGCTCCACCGTCCACCTGATCGAGCCCCTGGATGGGGGCGGGGAAGAGGGGCAACACGCGCTGTACCAGGCGCAGCACCTGCAACAGAAGGCCGGCACCTGCGGGGTCAACGACAGCAGCCTGGAGGCCGTCCTGGGGCCGCGGGTCTCGGCGGCCCTCAGGCCCCGG AACTGGCCAGTGCCCCGAGAGACCCGCTACGTGGAGCTGTTCGTGGTCACGGACAGCACAGAG TTCCAGCGGTTGGGGAGCAGAGAGGCTGTGCGCCAGCGGGTGCTGGAGGTGGTCAACCACGTGGACAAG CTTTATCAGGAGCTCAATTTCCGCGTGGTGCTTGTGGGCCTGGAGATGTGGAACGGTGGGGACAAGATTCACGTCAGCACCCAGGCCGACACCACACTGAGCAACTTCCTGTCCTGGCGGGTGCGAGACCTGGCGGGGCGGCACCTGCACGACAACGCGCAGTTCATCAC CGGGGTCAACTTCGCAGGGACCACCGTGGGACTGGCCAAGGTGTCCGCCATGTGCTCCCAGGACTCGGGGGCTGTGAACCAG GACCACAGCCCGAGCCCCATGGGCGTGGCGAGCACCATGGCCCACGAGATGGGCCACAACCTGGGCATGGACCACGACGAGAACATCCAGGACTGCTACTGCCCGGTGCCGCGGGCCGGCGGCGGCTGCGTGATGGCAGCCAGCATCGG ctccAACTTCCCCAGAAAGTTCAGCCACTGCAGCCGGGCTGACCTGGAGACGTTCGTGGAGAAGGCCCGGACGGCCTGCCTGGTGGACATGCCGGACCCCGCCCGGCTGGTGGGCGGCCCCGTGTGTGGGAACCAGTTCGTGGAGCGTGGGGAGCAGTGCGACTGCGGCGCCCCCCAG gagtGTCAGAACCGCTGCTGCAATGCCAGCACCTGCCTGCTGGCCAAGGGGGCCGAGTGTGCCCACGGCACCTGCTGCCACGAGTGCAGG GTGAAGCCGGCCGGAGAGCCGTGCCGCCCTGCAAAGGACCAGTGTGACCTCAGAGAGTACTGCGACGGCCGGCAGCCTGTGTGTCCCGAGGACGCCTTCTGGGAGAACGGCACGCCCTGCCCGGGGGGCTACTGCTACAACGGGGCCTGCCCCACGCTGGCCCAGAGGTGCCGGGACTTGTGGGGGCCAG GCGCTCGGGTTGCCACGGAGACGTGCTACAGCTACAGCAtctctgcaggctgcaggagCGGGATCCCCCTGGACTTTGGCAG GGTCAACAGGTGTGGCACTCTGTTCTGTGAGTGGGGGCAGAAGCCCCCGGAGCGGAGTTCCTGcaccctcacctcctcctcgGGTGATTGCCAGGCTCTTGTCCAGGACAGCAGCAGCGCGTACGAGCCAGTGCCAGAAGGCACCAAGTGTGGCAAGGAGCAG GTTTGCTGGAAAGGCTTCTGCCAGGACCTCCGTGTCTACAGATCCAGAAACTGCTCTGCCCGGTGTAGCAACCACGGG GTGTGCAACCACAAGGACCAGTGCCACTGCCACCCGGGCTGGGCCCCGCCCTACTGCGCAGAGCTGCTGCCTAAAGTGCGCACAG CTTCCGGGAGCCTCCTGGTGGGCGTGCTGGTGCCTGTGGCGCTCCTGGTGCCTCTGGCGCTGACCCTGGCAGGCGTGGTCATCTACCGCAAAGCCCGGACCCCCGTCCGAAGGAGGTGCGTGAGCTCTGGGCTTGCAGAGCGTCAGCGTGTGTGTGCAGA GAATGTGGCAGCCAAGACGGCCATGGGGCTCTCCAACCCCCTGTTCCACGAGGGGCACAGGACACCCGTGAAGGGCAGGGACCCGGCTCCCACCAGGGGGCCCCCAGAGCCGGGcctttcctcccaccccagccagccCCCCAAACCCACGGCTTCCACGGTGACCCCTAAGTGGCCACCCCCTGCT CCTCCAGCCACTATGTCCAGCCCACCGTCCCCAGTTCCTGTGTATACCTGGCAGGCCCCGGGCCAG CTCAGACCTGCTCCTCCCACCAAGCCCCTCCCGGTGCTGAAGGCCAAGCAG GTCGTCAAGCCAACCTGCACTCCACCGATGCCACCTGTCAAGCCCCGGGCCGGAGGGGCCCAGCCTGGACCCACTCAG gGAGTTGTTGGCCCAAAGGTTGCTCTGAAACCCCCCGACCAGAGGAGGTGA
- the ADAM8 gene encoding disintegrin and metalloproteinase domain-containing protein 8 isoform X2, with protein MHGLGLLLLAALWLQEAAPRATLPHVEQYEVVRPRRLPAPRTRRALPSHSGLYPESVSYVLGARGHTFTLHLRKNRDLVGSGYVETYTAADGAQVTEQLPRQDHCFYQGNVEGHQGSAASLSTCAGLRGFFQAGSTVHLIEPLDGGGEEGQHALYQAQHLQQKAGTCGVNDSSLEAVLGPRVSAALRPRNWPVPRETRYVELFVVTDSTEFQRLGSREAVRQRVLEVVNHVDKLYQELNFRVVLVGLEMWNGGDKIHVSTQADTTLSNFLSWRVRDLAGRHLHDNAQFITGVNFAGTTVGLAKVSAMCSQDSGAVNQDHSPSPMGVASTMAHEMGHNLGMDHDENIQDCYCPVPRAGGGCVMAASIGSNFPRKFSHCSRADLETFVEKARTACLVDMPDPARLVGGPVCGNQFVERGEQCDCGAPQECQNRCCNASTCLLAKGAECAHGTCCHECRVKPAGEPCRPAKDQCDLREYCDGRQPVCPEDAFWENGTPCPGGYCYNGACPTLAQRCRDLWGPGARVATETCYSYSISAGCRSGIPLDFGRVNRCGTLFCEWGQKPPERSSCTLTSSSGDCQALVQDSSSAYEPVPEGTKCGKEQVCWKGFCQDLRVYRSRNCSARCSNHGVCNHKDQCHCHPGWAPPYCAELLPKVRTASGSLLVGVLVPVALLVPLALTLAGVVIYRKARTPVRRRNVAAKTAMGLSNPLFHEGHRTPVKGRDPAPTRGPPEPGLSSHPSQPPKPTASTVTPKWPPPAPPATMSSPPSPVPVYTWQAPGQLRPAPPTKPLPVLKAKQVVKPTCTPPMPPVKPRAGGAQPGPTQGVVGPKVALKPPDQRR; from the exons ATGCACGGCCTCGGGCTCCTGCTGCTTGCTGCGCTGTGGCTACAGG AGGCCGCCCCCAGGGCCACTCTGCCCCACGTGGAGCAGTACGAGGTGGTGAGGCCCCGGCGCCTGCCAGCACCCCGCACCCGCCGAGCCCTGCCCTCCCACTCG GGCCTGTATCCGGAGAGTGTGAGCTACGTCCTGGGGGCCCGAGGGCACACCTTCACCCTGCACCTTCGGAAGAACAG GGACCTGGTGGGCTCGGGCTACGTGGAGACCTACACGGCCGCCGATGGCGCCCAGGTGACAGAGCAGCTGCCGAGGCAG GACCACTGCTTCTACCAGGGCAACGTGGAGGGGCACCAGGGCTCCGCTGCCAGCCTCAGCACCTGCGCCGGCCTCAG GGGCTTCTTCCAGGCCGGCTCCACCGTCCACCTGATCGAGCCCCTGGATGGGGGCGGGGAAGAGGGGCAACACGCGCTGTACCAGGCGCAGCACCTGCAACAGAAGGCCGGCACCTGCGGGGTCAACGACAGCAGCCTGGAGGCCGTCCTGGGGCCGCGGGTCTCGGCGGCCCTCAGGCCCCGG AACTGGCCAGTGCCCCGAGAGACCCGCTACGTGGAGCTGTTCGTGGTCACGGACAGCACAGAG TTCCAGCGGTTGGGGAGCAGAGAGGCTGTGCGCCAGCGGGTGCTGGAGGTGGTCAACCACGTGGACAAG CTTTATCAGGAGCTCAATTTCCGCGTGGTGCTTGTGGGCCTGGAGATGTGGAACGGTGGGGACAAGATTCACGTCAGCACCCAGGCCGACACCACACTGAGCAACTTCCTGTCCTGGCGGGTGCGAGACCTGGCGGGGCGGCACCTGCACGACAACGCGCAGTTCATCAC CGGGGTCAACTTCGCAGGGACCACCGTGGGACTGGCCAAGGTGTCCGCCATGTGCTCCCAGGACTCGGGGGCTGTGAACCAG GACCACAGCCCGAGCCCCATGGGCGTGGCGAGCACCATGGCCCACGAGATGGGCCACAACCTGGGCATGGACCACGACGAGAACATCCAGGACTGCTACTGCCCGGTGCCGCGGGCCGGCGGCGGCTGCGTGATGGCAGCCAGCATCGG ctccAACTTCCCCAGAAAGTTCAGCCACTGCAGCCGGGCTGACCTGGAGACGTTCGTGGAGAAGGCCCGGACGGCCTGCCTGGTGGACATGCCGGACCCCGCCCGGCTGGTGGGCGGCCCCGTGTGTGGGAACCAGTTCGTGGAGCGTGGGGAGCAGTGCGACTGCGGCGCCCCCCAG gagtGTCAGAACCGCTGCTGCAATGCCAGCACCTGCCTGCTGGCCAAGGGGGCCGAGTGTGCCCACGGCACCTGCTGCCACGAGTGCAGG GTGAAGCCGGCCGGAGAGCCGTGCCGCCCTGCAAAGGACCAGTGTGACCTCAGAGAGTACTGCGACGGCCGGCAGCCTGTGTGTCCCGAGGACGCCTTCTGGGAGAACGGCACGCCCTGCCCGGGGGGCTACTGCTACAACGGGGCCTGCCCCACGCTGGCCCAGAGGTGCCGGGACTTGTGGGGGCCAG GCGCTCGGGTTGCCACGGAGACGTGCTACAGCTACAGCAtctctgcaggctgcaggagCGGGATCCCCCTGGACTTTGGCAG GGTCAACAGGTGTGGCACTCTGTTCTGTGAGTGGGGGCAGAAGCCCCCGGAGCGGAGTTCCTGcaccctcacctcctcctcgGGTGATTGCCAGGCTCTTGTCCAGGACAGCAGCAGCGCGTACGAGCCAGTGCCAGAAGGCACCAAGTGTGGCAAGGAGCAG GTTTGCTGGAAAGGCTTCTGCCAGGACCTCCGTGTCTACAGATCCAGAAACTGCTCTGCCCGGTGTAGCAACCACGGG GTGTGCAACCACAAGGACCAGTGCCACTGCCACCCGGGCTGGGCCCCGCCCTACTGCGCAGAGCTGCTGCCTAAAGTGCGCACAG CTTCCGGGAGCCTCCTGGTGGGCGTGCTGGTGCCTGTGGCGCTCCTGGTGCCTCTGGCGCTGACCCTGGCAGGCGTGGTCATCTACCGCAAAGCCCGGACCCCCGTCCGAAGGAG GAATGTGGCAGCCAAGACGGCCATGGGGCTCTCCAACCCCCTGTTCCACGAGGGGCACAGGACACCCGTGAAGGGCAGGGACCCGGCTCCCACCAGGGGGCCCCCAGAGCCGGGcctttcctcccaccccagccagccCCCCAAACCCACGGCTTCCACGGTGACCCCTAAGTGGCCACCCCCTGCT CCTCCAGCCACTATGTCCAGCCCACCGTCCCCAGTTCCTGTGTATACCTGGCAGGCCCCGGGCCAG CTCAGACCTGCTCCTCCCACCAAGCCCCTCCCGGTGCTGAAGGCCAAGCAG GTCGTCAAGCCAACCTGCACTCCACCGATGCCACCTGTCAAGCCCCGGGCCGGAGGGGCCCAGCCTGGACCCACTCAG gGAGTTGTTGGCCCAAAGGTTGCTCTGAAACCCCCCGACCAGAGGAGGTGA